A DNA window from Streptococcus parapneumoniae contains the following coding sequences:
- a CDS encoding fructose-specific PTS transporter subunit EIIC encodes MKIQDLLRKDIMLLDLQATEKTAVIDEMIKSLTDHGYVTDFETFKEGILAREALTSTGLGDGIAMPHSKNAAVKEATVLFAKSNKGVDYESLDGQATDLFFMIAAPEGANDTHLAALAELSQYLMKDGFADKLRQVTSADQVIELFDQASEKSEEPAQAPANDSDDFIVAVTACTTGIAHTYMAQEALQKVAAEMGVGIKVETNGASGVGNQLTAEDIRKAKAVIIAADKAVEMDRFDGKPLINRPVADGIRKTEELINLALSGDAEVYRAANGTKAATASNEKQSLGGAFYKHLMSGVSQMLPFVIGGGIMIALAFLIDGALGVPNENLGNLGSYNELASMFMKIGGAAFGLMLPVFAGYVAYSIAEKPGLVAGFVAGAIAKEGFAFGKIPYAAGGEATSTLAGVSSGFLGALVGGFIAGALVLAIKKYVKVPRSLEGAKSILLLPLLGTILTGFVMLAVNIPMAAINTAMNDFLGGLGGGSAVLLGIVLGGMMAVDMGGPVNKAAYVFGTGTLAATVSSGGSVAMAAVMAGGMVPPLAIFVATLLFKDKFTKEERNSGLTNIIMGLSFITEGAIPFGAADPARAIPSFILGSAVAGGLVGLTGIKLMAPHGGIFVIALTSNALLYLVSVLVGAIVSGVVYGYLRKPQA; translated from the coding sequence ATGAAAATTCAAGACCTATTGAGAAAAGATATCATGTTGCTGGATTTGCAGGCAACTGAAAAAACAGCTGTCATCGACGAGATGATTAAAAGTTTGACAGACCACGGTTATGTGACAGATTTTGAAACCTTTAAAGAAGGAATTTTGGCGCGTGAAGCTTTGACTTCCACTGGTTTGGGTGACGGAATCGCAATGCCTCACAGCAAAAATGCTGCTGTAAAAGAAGCGACTGTTCTCTTTGCTAAGTCAAACAAGGGTGTTGACTATGAAAGTTTAGATGGGCAAGCAACTGACCTCTTCTTCATGATTGCAGCTCCAGAAGGTGCCAATGATACTCACTTGGCTGCCTTGGCAGAATTGTCTCAATACTTGATGAAAGACGGTTTTGCTGACAAACTTCGTCAAGTAACATCAGCTGACCAAGTTATCGAACTTTTTGACCAAGCTTCAGAAAAATCTGAGGAACCAGCTCAAGCTCCTGCAAATGATTCTGATGACTTCATCGTGGCTGTTACAGCTTGTACAACAGGTATTGCCCACACTTACATGGCCCAAGAAGCCCTTCAAAAAGTGGCTGCTGAAATGGGGGTTGGCATTAAGGTCGAAACCAACGGTGCTAGCGGTGTTGGTAACCAACTAACTGCGGAAGACATTCGTAAGGCTAAAGCTGTTATCATCGCGGCAGACAAGGCAGTTGAAATGGATCGTTTCGATGGCAAACCATTGATCAATCGTCCAGTTGCTGACGGTATCCGTAAGACAGAAGAGTTAATTAACTTGGCTCTTTCAGGAGATGCTGAAGTCTACCGTGCTGCTAATGGAACAAAAGCTGCAACAGCCTCTAACGAAAAACAAAGCCTTGGTGGTGCCTTCTACAAACACTTGATGAGTGGCGTATCCCAAATGTTGCCATTTGTTATCGGTGGTGGTATCATGATTGCCCTTGCCTTCTTGATTGATGGTGCTTTGGGTGTTCCAAATGAAAACCTTGGTAATCTTGGTTCTTACAATGAGCTAGCTTCTATGTTCATGAAAATTGGTGGTGCAGCCTTTGGCTTGATGCTCCCAGTCTTTGCAGGTTATGTTGCCTACTCTATTGCTGAAAAACCAGGTTTGGTAGCAGGTTTCGTAGCTGGTGCTATTGCCAAAGAAGGTTTTGCCTTTGGTAAAATTCCTTATGCCGCAGGTGGTGAAGCAACTTCAACTCTTGCAGGTGTCTCATCTGGTTTCCTAGGTGCCCTTGTTGGTGGATTTATCGCAGGTGCTTTAGTTCTTGCTATTAAGAAATACGTTAAAGTTCCTCGTTCACTCGAAGGTGCTAAATCGATCCTTCTCTTGCCACTTCTTGGAACAATCTTGACGGGATTTGTCATGCTAGCTGTTAACATCCCAATGGCAGCGATCAACACTGCTATGAATGATTTCCTAGGCGGTCTTGGAGGCGGTTCAGCTGTCCTTCTCGGTATCGTCCTTGGTGGAATGATGGCTGTTGACATGGGTGGACCTGTCAACAAAGCTGCCTATGTCTTTGGTACAGGTACACTTGCAGCAACTGTTTCTTCAGGTGGTTCTGTAGCCATGGCAGCAGTTATGGCTGGAGGAATGGTGCCACCACTTGCCATCTTTGTCGCAACACTTCTCTTTAAAGACAAATTTACTAAGGAAGAACGCAACTCTGGCTTGACAAATATTATCATGGGCTTGTCATTCATCACTGAGGGAGCTATTCCATTTGGTGCCGCTGACCCAGCTCGTGCGATTCCAAGCTTCATCCTTGGTTCTGCAGTAGCAGGCGGACTCGTTGGTCTTACTGGTATCAAACTCATGGCGCCACATGGAGGAATCTTCGTGATTGCCCTTACTTCAAATGCTCTCCTTTACCTCGTTTCTGTCTTGGTAGGAGCAATCGTAAGTGGTGTTGTCTATGGTTACCTACGCAAACCCCAAGCATAA
- the pfkB gene encoding 1-phosphofructokinase — MIYTVTLNPSIDYIVRLDQVQVGSVNRMDSDDKFAGGKGINVSRVLKRLDIPNTATGFIGGFTGKFITDTLAEEEIETRFVQVAEDTRINVKIKADQETEINGTGPNVEPAQLEELKAILSSLTAEDTVVFAGSSAKNLGNVIYKDLIALTRQTGAQVICDFEGQTLIDSLDHQPLLVKPNNHELGAIFGVELDSLDQIEKYARELLVKGAQNVIISMAGDGALLVTSEGAYFAKPIKGTVKNSVGAGDSMVAGFTGEFVKSKDAVEAFKWGVACGTATTFSDDLATAEFIKETYEKVEVEKR; from the coding sequence ATGATTTATACAGTCACACTCAATCCATCCATTGACTATATCGTTCGCTTGGACCAAGTCCAAGTCGGTAGTGTCAATCGTATGGACAGTGATGATAAGTTTGCTGGTGGGAAAGGAATCAATGTCAGTCGTGTCTTGAAACGTTTGGATATTCCAAATACAGCGACGGGATTTATCGGAGGTTTTACTGGTAAATTTATCACAGATACTCTGGCAGAGGAAGAAATCGAGACGCGTTTTGTCCAAGTGGCAGAAGATACTCGTATCAATGTTAAAATCAAAGCAGACCAAGAAACAGAAATCAACGGAACGGGTCCAAATGTGGAACCAGCTCAGCTAGAAGAATTGAAAGCTATTTTATCTAGTCTGACAGCAGAAGATACGGTGGTGTTTGCGGGTTCAAGTGCTAAAAATCTGGGCAATGTCATTTACAAGGATTTGATTGCCTTGACGCGTCAGACGGGTGCGCAAGTGATTTGTGACTTTGAAGGGCAGACCTTGATTGATAGTTTGGACCACCAGCCACTTTTGGTCAAACCAAACAATCATGAACTTGGAGCTATCTTTGGGGTTGAACTTGACAGTTTGGACCAAATTGAGAAATATGCTCGAGAGTTACTGGTTAAGGGTGCTCAAAACGTCATTATCTCTATGGCTGGTGACGGTGCTCTTCTTGTCACATCTGAGGGAGCTTATTTCGCTAAACCAATCAAAGGAACAGTGAAAAATTCAGTCGGAGCTGGTGATTCTATGGTTGCCGGATTCACAGGTGAATTTGTCAAATCAAAAGACGCAGTAGAAGCCTTCAAATGGGGAGTTGCTTGTGGAACAGCAACGACCTTCTCAGATGACTTGGCAACAGCAGAATTTATTAAAGAAACATATGAAAAAGTTGAGGTAGAAAAACGATGA
- a CDS encoding DeoR/GlpR family DNA-binding transcription regulator has protein sequence MLKTERKQLILEELNQHHVVSLEKLVSLLETSESTVRRDLDELEAENKLRRVHGGAELPHSLQEEETIQEKSVKNLQEKKLLAQKAASLIKEQDVIFIDAGTTTAFLIHELVNKNITVVTNSIHHAAQLVEKQIPTVMVGGSVKMATDASIGGVALNQINQLHFDRAFIGMNGVDDGYYTTPDMEEGAVKRAILENAKQIYVLVDSSKIGQTCFAKVAPLKRAIVITSKGHELLQVIKEKTEVIEV, from the coding sequence GTGTTAAAAACAGAGCGGAAGCAACTGATTTTAGAGGAGTTGAATCAACATCATGTAGTCTCTCTAGAGAAATTAGTTAGTTTGCTAGAAACGTCAGAATCAACGGTTCGAAGAGACTTGGATGAGTTGGAAGCGGAAAACAAGCTTCGTCGCGTGCATGGTGGAGCAGAATTGCCCCATTCCTTGCAGGAAGAAGAAACCATTCAAGAAAAATCTGTCAAAAACCTTCAAGAGAAGAAGTTGTTAGCTCAGAAAGCAGCCTCTCTCATCAAGGAACAAGATGTCATCTTTATCGATGCTGGAACAACAACTGCTTTTTTGATTCATGAATTGGTTAATAAGAATATTACTGTAGTAACCAACTCGATTCACCATGCAGCACAGTTGGTTGAAAAGCAGATTCCAACGGTCATGGTTGGAGGAAGTGTCAAGATGGCGACAGATGCTAGCATCGGGGGCGTTGCTCTTAACCAGATTAACCAATTGCACTTTGACCGTGCCTTTATAGGGATGAATGGTGTGGACGATGGCTATTATACGACTCCAGATATGGAGGAGGGAGCTGTGAAGAGAGCTATTTTGGAGAATGCCAAACAGATCTATGTCTTGGTGGATTCGTCAAAAATTGGACAAACTTGCTTTGCCAAGGTAGCACCACTCAAACGAGCTATTGTTATCACAAGTAAAGGGCATGAGCTCTTGCAGGTTATTAAGGAGAAAACGGAGGTAATAGAAGTATGA
- a CDS encoding Nramp family divalent metal transporter gives MSSHKKVSLSEINQSIDTPNNNHFWQNLNAFLGPGALVAVGYMDPGNWITSVVGGASYKYSLLFVILISSLIAMQLQQVAGKLGIVTQMDLAQATAHHSPKWLRYSLWVILELALMATDLAEVLGSAIALNLLFKIPIMIAILLTVLDVFLLLLLMKFGFKKIEAIVTTLILTILAIFTYLVALSHPSFQGIVEGYLPNATLFESPLPGHESQLTLALGIVGATVMPHNLYLHSSLSQTRKINHKDKNDVRKAVRFMTWDSNLQLSLAFVVNSLLLILGAALFFGHASEISAFSQMYNALQDSTIAGAIASSTLSTLFALALLASGQNSTITGTLTGQIVMEGFLHMRLPQWFIRLATRLFALLPVMIVAVLFGHQEKTLDQLLVYSQVFLSIALPFSIFPLIYLTSKKSLMGEFTNAKWNTILGYIVSIILTILNVKLLFDIF, from the coding sequence ATGTCTTCTCATAAAAAAGTGTCACTCTCTGAGATTAATCAATCTATCGATACTCCAAATAACAATCATTTCTGGCAAAATTTAAATGCCTTTTTAGGTCCGGGTGCTCTTGTCGCAGTTGGTTATATGGATCCAGGAAACTGGATTACCAGTGTAGTCGGTGGTGCTTCCTATAAGTATAGTCTCTTGTTTGTTATCTTGATTTCATCTCTCATTGCCATGCAACTTCAGCAGGTGGCAGGAAAGCTTGGTATTGTAACCCAGATGGACCTGGCTCAAGCAACGGCTCATCATTCACCTAAATGGCTTCGTTATAGTCTATGGGTGATTTTAGAATTAGCCTTGATGGCGACAGATCTGGCAGAAGTTCTAGGTTCAGCGATTGCTCTCAATCTTCTCTTTAAGATTCCGATTATGATAGCAATTCTCTTGACCGTGTTGGATGTTTTTCTCTTATTGCTTCTGATGAAATTTGGCTTTAAGAAGATTGAAGCTATTGTGACAACACTGATTTTAACCATTCTAGCAATTTTTACCTATCTGGTAGCTTTGTCACATCCAAGCTTCCAAGGAATCGTTGAGGGTTATCTACCGAATGCAACCTTATTTGAAAGTCCCTTGCCAGGGCATGAAAGTCAATTAACCTTGGCACTAGGGATCGTGGGAGCAACGGTTATGCCCCATAACCTCTATTTGCATTCTTCCTTGTCACAAACTCGGAAAATCAATCACAAGGACAAGAATGATGTTCGAAAAGCCGTGCGCTTTATGACCTGGGATTCAAATCTCCAATTATCCTTGGCCTTTGTGGTTAACTCCCTTCTATTAATTCTCGGGGCGGCTCTCTTTTTCGGCCATGCATCTGAGATTTCTGCCTTCTCTCAAATGTATAATGCCTTGCAGGATTCTACTATTGCAGGAGCTATAGCTAGCTCGACCTTATCAACCTTGTTTGCCTTGGCTTTATTAGCCAGTGGTCAAAATTCGACAATTACGGGTACCTTGACTGGACAAATCGTTATGGAAGGTTTCTTGCATATGAGATTACCTCAATGGTTCATTCGTTTGGCAACTCGTCTCTTTGCCTTGTTGCCTGTCATGATTGTAGCGGTTCTGTTTGGTCATCAGGAAAAAACATTAGATCAGTTATTGGTTTATTCACAAGTCTTTCTTTCGATTGCTCTTCCATTTTCAATCTTCCCACTGATTTATCTAACTTCTAAGAAATCACTGATGGGAGAATTTACCAATGCCAAATGGAATACCATCCTTGGCTATATCGTTTCCATTATCTTAACAATTCTCAATGTGAAATTGTTATTTGATATTTTCTAA
- the cozE gene encoding cell elongation protein CozE has translation MFRRNKLFFWTTEILLLTIIFYLWRQMGSLINPFVSVLNTIMIPFLLGGFLYYLTNPIVTFLNKVCKLNRLLGILITLCALVWGMVIGVVYLLPILINQLSSLIISSQTIYSRVQDLIIDLSNYPALQNLDVEATIQQLNLSYVDILQNILNSVSNSVGSVLSALISTVLILIMTPVFLVYFLLDGHKFLPMLERTILKRDRLHIAGLLKSLNATIARYISGVSIDAIIIGCLAYIGYSIIGLKYALVFAIFSGVANLIPYVGPSIGLIPMIIANIFTDPHRMLIAVIYMLVVQQVDGNILYPRIVGSVMKVHPITILVLLLLSSNIYGVVGMIVAVPTYSILKEISKFLSRLYENHKIMKERERELAK, from the coding sequence ATGTTTCGTAGAAATAAATTATTTTTTTGGACCACAGAAATTTTACTCTTAACCATCATCTTTTACCTATGGAGACAGATGGGGTCTTTGATTAACCCTTTTGTTAGCGTGCTTAATACAATTATGATTCCATTTTTATTAGGGGGCTTTCTTTATTATTTGACAAACCCTATTGTTACTTTCTTAAATAAAGTCTGTAAACTCAATCGTTTGCTTGGTATTTTAATTACCTTGTGTGCTTTGGTCTGGGGAATGGTCATAGGTGTTGTCTATCTCTTACCTATTTTGATTAATCAGTTATCTAGTTTGATTATATCTAGTCAAACTATTTATAGTCGAGTACAAGACTTAATCATAGACTTATCTAATTATCCTGCACTCCAGAATTTGGATGTAGAAGCTACAATTCAGCAACTAAACTTATCCTATGTTGATATTCTTCAAAATATCCTAAATAGCGTATCAAATAGTGTGGGGAGCGTCTTGTCAGCTCTTATCAGTACTGTTTTGATTTTGATTATGACTCCAGTTTTTTTGGTTTATTTCTTACTAGATGGACATAAATTCTTGCCCATGCTTGAAAGAACGATTCTAAAGAGGGATCGCTTGCATATTGCAGGCTTATTAAAGAGTTTAAATGCGACGATTGCTCGCTATATTAGTGGAGTTTCGATTGACGCAATCATTATAGGTTGTTTGGCTTATATTGGCTATAGTATTATTGGTTTAAAATATGCTTTAGTTTTTGCTATTTTTTCTGGTGTAGCCAATTTAATTCCTTATGTGGGACCAAGTATTGGCTTGATTCCTATGATCATCGCAAATATATTCACTGATCCCCATAGAATGCTGATTGCAGTGATTTATATGCTTGTTGTTCAGCAGGTAGATGGTAATATCTTATATCCTCGAATCGTAGGAAGTGTTATGAAGGTTCATCCAATCACGATTTTGGTTTTACTTTTGTTGTCAAGCAATATCTATGGTGTAGTTGGAATGATTGTCGCAGTGCCAACCTATTCTATCTTAAAAGAAATTTCTAAGTTCTTATCCCGTTTGTATGAAAATCATAAAATAATGAAAGAACGAGAAAGAGAATTAGCTAAGTAA
- the pbp3 gene encoding D-alanyl-D-alanine carboxypeptidase PBP3, translated as MKKICLTLLTVSLLGGASTVAAQDFNIAAKHAIAVEANTGKILYEKDATQPVEIASITKLITVYLVYEALENGSITLSTPVDISDYPYRLTTNSEASNVPMEARNYTVEQLLEATLVSSANSAAIALAEKIAGSEKDFVDMMRAKLLEWGIKDATVVNTTGLNNETLGDNIYPGSNKDDENKLSAYDVAIVARNLIKKYPQVLEITKKPSSTFAGMTITSTNYMLEGMPAYRGGFDGLKTGTTDKAGESFVGTTVEKGMRIITVVLNADHQDNNPYARFTATSSLMDYISSTFTLRKIVQQGDAYQDSKAPVQDGKEDTVTAVAPEDIYLIERVGSQSSQSVQFTPNSKAIPAPLEAGTVVGHLTYEDKDLIGQGYITTERPSFEMVAEKKIEKAFFLKVWWNQFIRFVNEKL; from the coding sequence ATGAAAAAAATATGTTTAACTTTATTAACTGTCTCCCTTTTAGGAGGCGCTTCTACTGTTGCTGCTCAAGATTTTAATATTGCTGCAAAACATGCCATTGCTGTTGAAGCAAATACTGGTAAAATACTTTATGAAAAAGATGCAACTCAGCCAGTCGAAATCGCTTCTATTACAAAATTGATTACGGTTTATCTTGTCTATGAAGCTTTGGAAAACGGAAGTATTACACTATCTACCCCAGTAGATATTTCAGATTATCCTTATCGATTGACAACAAACTCTGAAGCAAGTAATGTTCCTATGGAGGCTCGTAATTATACCGTCGAACAACTACTGGAAGCAACCCTCGTATCTAGCGCTAACAGCGCAGCCATTGCTCTAGCTGAGAAAATTGCTGGCTCAGAAAAAGATTTCGTCGACATGATGCGGGCAAAACTCTTGGAATGGGGAATCAAAGATGCCACGGTTGTCAATACAACTGGTCTGAACAACGAGACTCTAGGAGATAATATTTACCCAGGGTCTAATAAAGATGATGAAAATAAGCTCAGCGCTTATGATGTTGCTATCGTTGCTCGTAACCTCATCAAAAAGTACCCACAAGTCTTGGAAATCACCAAAAAACCTTCCTCTACTTTTGCTGGGATGACAATCACTTCAACCAACTACATGTTAGAAGGTATGCCTGCTTACCGTGGTGGTTTTGATGGGCTAAAAACAGGAACAACAGATAAGGCTGGAGAGTCTTTTGTTGGTACTACTGTCGAAAAAGGCATGAGAATCATCACAGTTGTTTTAAATGCAGACCATCAAGACAATAATCCCTACGCTCGGTTTACAGCTACATCTTCCCTAATGGATTATATTTCTTCTACATTTACACTTCGCAAAATCGTTCAACAAGGCGATGCCTATCAAGATAGCAAAGCCCCTGTACAAGATGGAAAAGAAGATACGGTAACTGCAGTGGCTCCAGAGGATATCTATCTAATCGAACGTGTTGGGAGTCAATCTTCCCAATCTGTTCAATTCACACCTAATTCCAAAGCAATCCCAGCACCACTTGAAGCTGGAACAGTGGTTGGACATCTGACTTACGAAGACAAGGACTTGATTGGTCAAGGTTACATCACCACAGAGCGCCCTAGTTTTGAAATGGTAGCAGAAAAGAAAATTGAAAAAGCCTTCTTCTTAAAAGTTTGGTGGAATCAGTTTATCCGATTTGTTAATGAGAAATTATAA
- the sufB gene encoding Fe-S cluster assembly protein SufB, whose amino-acid sequence MAEERVEPKPIDLGEYKFGFHDDVEPVLSTGKGLNEDVIRELSAAKGEPEWMLEFRLKSYETFKKMPMQTWGADLSEIDFDDLIYYQKPSDKPARSWDDVPEKIKETFERIGIPEAERAYLAGASAQYESEVVYHNMKEEFEKLGIIFTDTDSALKEYPDLFKQYFAKLVPPTDNKLAALNSAVWSGGTFIYVPKGVKVDIPLQTYFRINNENTGQFERTLIIVDEGASVHYVEGCTAPTYSSNSLHAAIVEIFALDGAYMRYTTIQNWSDNVYNLVTKRAKALKDATVEWIDGNLGAKTTMKYPSVYLDGEGARGTMLSIAFANAGQHQDTGAKMIHNAPHTSSSIVSKSIAKGGGKVDYRGQVTFNKNSKKSVSHIECDTIIMDDLSASDTIPFNEIHNSQVALEHEAKVSKISEEQLYYLMSRGLSESEATEMIVMGFVEPFTKELPMEYAVELNRLISYEMEGSVG is encoded by the coding sequence ATGGCTGAAGAAAGAGTAGAACCAAAACCAATTGATCTTGGTGAATATAAATTTGGTTTCCATGATGATGTAGAGCCTGTCCTATCGACAGGAAAAGGATTGAATGAAGATGTCATTCGTGAACTATCAGCTGCCAAGGGAGAACCTGAGTGGATGTTAGAGTTCCGTTTGAAGTCTTATGAAACCTTTAAAAAAATGCCCATGCAAACTTGGGGAGCAGACTTGTCAGAGATTGATTTTGATGACTTGATCTACTACCAAAAACCATCTGATAAGCCAGCTCGTTCTTGGGATGATGTGCCTGAAAAAATTAAAGAAACCTTTGAACGTATCGGAATTCCAGAAGCTGAGCGTGCCTATCTAGCCGGTGCCTCTGCCCAGTACGAGTCAGAAGTAGTTTACCACAACATGAAGGAAGAATTTGAGAAGTTAGGTATCATCTTTACAGATACGGATTCTGCTCTCAAAGAATACCCAGACTTGTTTAAACAATACTTCGCTAAGTTGGTACCGCCGACAGATAACAAGTTGGCTGCCCTCAACTCAGCAGTATGGTCAGGTGGAACCTTTATCTACGTACCAAAAGGGGTCAAGGTAGATATTCCTCTTCAAACTTACTTCCGTATCAACAACGAAAATACAGGTCAGTTTGAACGTACCTTGATTATCGTTGATGAGGGAGCAAGTGTCCACTACGTAGAGGGCTGTACAGCGCCAACTTATTCAAGCAACAGCTTGCATGCGGCCATCGTAGAAATCTTTGCCTTGGACGGAGCTTATATGCGTTATACAACCATCCAAAACTGGTCTGACAACGTTTATAACTTGGTAACAAAACGTGCCAAAGCCTTGAAAGATGCGACAGTTGAGTGGATTGATGGAAACTTGGGTGCCAAAACAACCATGAAATACCCATCTGTTTACCTTGATGGAGAAGGGGCGCGTGGAACCATGCTTTCGATCGCCTTTGCTAATGCTGGGCAACACCAGGATACTGGAGCTAAGATGATCCACAACGCTCCACATACAAGCTCGTCTATCGTGTCTAAATCCATCGCTAAAGGTGGAGGAAAGGTTGACTACCGTGGACAAGTCACCTTTAACAAGAACTCTAAGAAATCTGTTTCTCACATCGAGTGTGACACTATTATCATGGATGACTTATCAGCGTCAGATACCATTCCATTTAATGAAATCCACAACTCACAAGTCGCTTTGGAACACGAAGCTAAGGTATCTAAGATTTCAGAAGAGCAACTCTATTACCTCATGAGCCGTGGATTGTCAGAATCAGAAGCAACTGAAATGATTGTTATGGGATTTGTAGAGCCTTTTACAAAAGAACTTCCAATGGAATATGCAGTTGAACTTAACCGTTTGATTAGCTATGAGATGGAAGGATCAGTTGGGTAA
- the sufU gene encoding Fe-S cluster assembly sulfur transfer protein SufU, whose amino-acid sequence MALSKLDSLYMAVVADHSKNPHHQGKLEDAEQISLNNPTCGDVINLSVKFDAEDRLEDIAFLNSGCTISTASASMMTDAVLGKTKQEILELATIFSEMVQGQKDDRQDQLGDASFLSGVAKFPQRIKCATLAWNALKKTIENQENN is encoded by the coding sequence ATGGCACTTTCTAAACTAGATAGCCTTTATATGGCAGTGGTAGCAGACCATTCGAAAAATCCACACCACCAAGGGAAGTTGGAAGATGCTGAGCAAATCAGTCTCAACAATCCGACTTGTGGAGATGTCATCAATCTCTCTGTCAAGTTTGATGCAGAGGATCGTTTGGAGGATATTGCTTTTCTAAACTCAGGATGTACGATTTCAACTGCCTCTGCTAGTATGATGACAGATGCAGTTTTAGGAAAAACCAAGCAAGAAATCTTAGAACTGGCGACCATTTTTTCTGAAATGGTTCAAGGGCAAAAAGATGATCGTCAAGACCAACTTGGTGATGCATCCTTCTTGTCAGGCGTTGCCAAATTCCCTCAACGAATCAAGTGTGCAACTCTAGCTTGGAATGCCCTTAAGAAAACAATTGAAAATCAAGAAAATAACTAA
- a CDS encoding cysteine desulfurase — MLDVEVIRKDFPILDQIVNDEPLVYLDNAATTQKPLAVLETINRYYEQDNANVHRGVHTLAERATASYEAARESIRKFINAGSTKEVLFTRGTTTSLNWVARFAEEILTEGDQVLISVMEHHSNIIPWQEACRKTGAELVYVYLKDGALDMDDLRAKLTDRVKFVSLAHASNVLGVVNPIKEITQLAHQVGAIMVVDGAQSTPHMKIDVQDLDVDFFAFSGHKMAGPTGIGVLYGKEKYLEQMSPLEFGGEMIDFVYEQSASWKELPWKFEAGTPNMAGAIGLAAAVDYLETIGMDAIEAHEQELIAYVFPKLQAIEGLTIYGSQDLAQRSGVIAFNLGDLHPHDLATALDYEGVAVRAGHHCAQPLLQYLDVPATARASFYIYNTKADCDKLVDALQKTKEFFNGTF; from the coding sequence ATGTTAGATGTAGAAGTGATTCGCAAGGATTTTCCAATTTTAGACCAGATTGTCAACGATGAACCTCTGGTCTATCTGGACAATGCTGCGACGACACAAAAACCACTAGCAGTTCTGGAAACAATCAACCGCTACTATGAGCAGGACAATGCCAATGTTCACCGTGGTGTTCATACTTTGGCAGAACGAGCGACAGCATCTTATGAAGCCGCTCGTGAAAGCATTCGTAAGTTCATCAATGCAGGTTCGACAAAAGAAGTTCTCTTTACTAGAGGAACGACAACCAGCCTTAACTGGGTGGCACGCTTTGCAGAGGAAATCTTAACTGAGGGTGACCAAGTCTTGATTTCTGTCATGGAACACCATTCCAATATCATTCCATGGCAAGAAGCCTGTCGCAAGACTGGAGCAGAGCTTGTTTATGTCTATCTCAAGGATGGAGCTCTGGATATGGATGATTTGCGAGCTAAATTGACTGATAGAGTCAAGTTTGTCTCCCTTGCTCACGCCTCAAATGTTCTTGGTGTGGTCAATCCAATCAAAGAAATCACTCAATTGGCCCACCAAGTTGGTGCCATCATGGTGGTGGACGGTGCTCAATCTACCCCTCATATGAAGATTGATGTTCAGGACTTGGATGTGGACTTTTTTGCCTTTTCAGGTCACAAGATGGCTGGCCCGACAGGTATCGGTGTTCTGTACGGAAAAGAGAAGTATTTAGAACAAATGTCACCCCTTGAATTTGGCGGTGAGATGATTGATTTTGTCTATGAGCAATCTGCTAGTTGGAAGGAATTACCTTGGAAATTCGAGGCAGGAACTCCCAATATGGCAGGTGCAATCGGACTTGCTGCGGCAGTTGATTATCTGGAAACGATTGGTATGGATGCCATTGAAGCTCATGAACAGGAATTGATTGCCTATGTCTTTCCGAAATTACAGGCGATTGAAGGACTGACCATTTATGGTTCACAGGACTTGGCTCAACGTTCAGGTGTCATTGCTTTTAACCTAGGCGACCTTCATCCTCACGACCTTGCAACGGCTTTGGATTATGAAGGTGTGGCAGTTCGTGCGGGTCACCACTGTGCGCAACCCTTGCTCCAGTATTTGGATGTTCCAGCAACAGCTCGTGCAAGTTTTTATATCTACAATACCAAGGCAGATTGCGACAAGCTAGTTGATGCCTTACAAAAGACAAAGGAGTTTTTCAATGGCACTTTCTAA